Proteins encoded together in one Ipomoea triloba cultivar NCNSP0323 chromosome 4, ASM357664v1 window:
- the LOC116015688 gene encoding desiccation protectant protein Lea14 homolog, whose protein sequence is MDLVDKAKNFVGEKLAEMEKPEASIADVDIKGVGFDGFSFLAKVDVKNPYSVPIPICEIKYELKSAGRVIASGTIPDPGSIKGKDTTALDVAVKVPHSVVVNLARDIGGDWDIDYQLDIGLIIDLPVVGNFTIPLSQSGEIKLPTFSDFWKKPEAEAEAA, encoded by the exons ATGGATCTGGTGGACAAGGCTAAGAATTTCGTGGGAGAAAAGCTGGCGGAGATGGAGAAACCGGAGGCCAGCATCGCCGACGTTGATATCAAGGGTGTTGGATTCGACGGTTTTTCCTTTCTAGCTAAGGTCGACGTCAAGAATCCTTACTCTGTTCCCATTCCCATCTGCGAGATCAAATACGAGCTCAAGAGCGCCGGCAg GGTGATAGCTTCAGGCACAATTCCAGACCCAGGGTCAATTAAGGGAAAGGACACAACCGCCCTGGATGTGGCAGTGAAGGTGCCACACAGTGTGGTGGTGAACTTGGCGAGGGACATTGGTGGAGATTGGGACATTGACTATCAACTTGATATTGGCCTCATCATTGATCTTCCTGTCGTTGGAAACTTTACCATTCCATTGTCTCAGTCGGGTGAGATTAAGCTCCCAACCTTTTctgatttctggaagaaaccagAAGCAGAAGCAGAAGCTGCCTAA